The DNA sequence GCGGCAATGCTGTCCACATCGGCATCATCGGGCAGAGCCAGCACCCGCTGGAAGGAACCGTAGACTCGCTCCATAACATGCTGATTTTTATTTTCTTCCTCACTATCCCGTTTTTTCTCACCAGAAACGACCAAGGCGTTTTCACGCACTTCCACGGCAACATTTTCCGGCTCCACACCAGGCAGTTCCATGCGCAGGGTATAAGCCTTGTCGTCACTGGTCAGATCCATGTCGGGCAAGAGGGCATTTTCTGCCTTTTGGTGCCGCCAGAAGGGCAGCATCTCGTTCATGGCCTCCCACGGGGCCGCCATACCGTTGAACATGGCCTGAAAAATTTTGTCCATATCGTCCCTGAAGGGCGCTGCCGGGGCGATATTCTCGCGCGGCGCGAACCAACGACGGGGAAGACGCATTGTAGTGGCCATAATCATAAACCTCCTGTGCAAATCTTTCTATCCAATAGATAAAACAGAAGTTAGCTTCGTCAAGATGCTGTGGAAAAGTTTTGTATACCCACAGCGCTGCCGCCAGGATTTTGACAATGCCCCAACGCAGGGCCGCGCGGCGTAACCGACTGCGACACAACAAAAAGAGACCGAGAAGCTGGCACGGATTCTGCTAGGTGTGCTGTGCAGGTTTGGGGGCAAAACTTGCCGTTGCGCCGCCACGAGCAAAACGACAACCGCCCCAGGTTTGGGACCGTCCACCCGCGCAACCGGCAGCGGAACCGGTAGAACGCGGGCGACACAACCCTACTCCCGGAGGGAGGAGGCCCGCCCCACGGCGGGCCGCAACGGCGGCAGTCCGCACGGAAGCGGACGCGCGCAGTGCGCCGCCGGGCTGACAGCACATTCAAGGAGGAATGTCATGTATATCAATCACAACCAGATGGCCACCAACGTGGCGAACACGTTGACGGACCACTACAGCAATCTGCAAACCTCAACCCAGCGTCTGTCTTCTGGCTTGCGCATCAACTCCGCGGCGGACGACGCCGCCGGCCTGGCCATCCGTGAGCTCATGCGCACGGATGTGGCCGCCCTGCAACAGGGCGTGCGCAACGCCAACGACGCCATTTCCCTCATCCAGACCGCCGACGGCGCCCTGGGCGTCATCGACGAAAAGCTGACCCGCATGAAGGAACTGGCGGAACAAGCGGCCACCGGCACCTACGACTCCACCCAGCGGCTCATGATCGACTCGGAGTACCAGGCCATGGCTTCGGAAATTACCCGAATCGCCAATGCCACGGACTTCAACGGCATCCACCTGCTTGACGGCAACCTGTCCGGCGACACACACGACGGCAGCGATCTGACCGCCACGGGCAAGATGAAGATCCACTTCGGGACCATGAACGACTCGGACGAGGACTACTAC is a window from the Desulfovibrio legallii genome containing:
- a CDS encoding Hsp20/alpha crystallin family protein: MATTMRLPRRWFAPRENIAPAAPFRDDMDKIFQAMFNGMAAPWEAMNEMLPFWRHQKAENALLPDMDLTSDDKAYTLRMELPGVEPENVAVEVRENALVVSGEKKRDSEEENKNQHVMERVYGSFQRVLALPDDADVDSIAATHKNGVLSVVIPRKAPAAAEAKTIEITRA
- a CDS encoding flagellin, producing the protein MYINHNQMATNVANTLTDHYSNLQTSTQRLSSGLRINSAADDAAGLAIRELMRTDVAALQQGVRNANDAISLIQTADGALGVIDEKLTRMKELAEQAATGTYDSTQRLMIDSEYQAMASEITRIANATDFNGIHLLDGNLSGDTHDGSDLTATGKMKIHFGTMNDSDEDYYYIQIGTSTASALGVGNSAAEGSLAYTVSTQNAAQSALVGINDAVVSKDAIRAHLGALQNRLENTISNLTTQAENLQAAESRISDVDVATE